From a region of the Streptomyces sp. B21-083 genome:
- a CDS encoding HAD family hydrolase, translating into MGKHGTAHIVWDWNGTLFHDTDAVIGATNAAFAELGLAPITLAQYRQLYCVPVPRFYERLLGRLPTDAEWAVMDEIFHRYYAEHRVACELAVGARELLAGWQSAGRSQSILSMYGHADLVPLVRGFGIEPHFVRVDGRTGPSGGSKAEHMVRHLGALTGVEAARTVVIGDAADDAIAALHVGALAVLYTGGSHGRASLEEVGVPVVDSLAEAVAEAERLAA; encoded by the coding sequence ATGGGGAAGCACGGAACGGCGCACATCGTGTGGGACTGGAACGGGACCCTGTTCCATGACACCGACGCCGTCATAGGGGCGACGAACGCCGCGTTCGCCGAGTTGGGCCTGGCGCCGATCACGCTGGCGCAGTACAGGCAGCTGTACTGCGTGCCGGTGCCGAGGTTCTACGAGCGGCTGCTCGGGCGGCTGCCCACGGACGCCGAGTGGGCTGTCATGGACGAGATCTTCCACCGGTACTACGCGGAGCACCGGGTGGCGTGTGAGCTTGCCGTGGGTGCGCGGGAGCTGTTGGCGGGGTGGCAGTCGGCGGGGCGCAGCCAGTCCATTCTCAGCATGTACGGGCATGCCGATCTCGTCCCGCTGGTCAGGGGATTCGGGATCGAGCCGCACTTCGTCCGGGTCGACGGGCGGACCGGGCCCTCCGGTGGCAGCAAGGCCGAGCACATGGTGCGCCATCTCGGGGCCCTCACCGGCGTCGAGGCCGCGCGCACGGTGGTCATCGGGGATGCCGCCGACGATGCGATCGCCGCCCTGCACGTGGGTGCGCTGGCCGTGCTCTACACCGGTGGCTCCCATGGCCGGGCCAGCCTCGAAGAGGTGGGCGTGCCGGTGGTGGACAGCCTGGCGGAGGCGGTCGCCGAGGCCGAGCGGCTGGCCGCGTAG
- a CDS encoding DUF6912 family protein produces the protein MRVYVPLTLPGLAEAYKTGELGAGRFVAYAVTPALREWYLSDDIEELEYSALNRAALASLRLLAMQPEVMRRRVVVALEVADGVAVADPDRGLDPGALGEVRVGGPVSLGKAAAVHVDAGDAEGDVAAAAAALGAADRGDDDAQFTVDGAEDHELLWYATQEIPQLVALLG, from the coding sequence ATGCGCGTCTACGTCCCTCTGACCCTCCCCGGCCTTGCCGAGGCGTACAAGACGGGTGAGTTGGGGGCGGGGCGGTTCGTCGCGTACGCCGTCACGCCCGCGTTGCGCGAGTGGTATCTGTCCGACGACATCGAGGAACTGGAGTACTCGGCGCTGAATCGGGCCGCGCTCGCGTCGCTGCGGCTGCTCGCGATGCAGCCGGAGGTGATGCGTCGGCGTGTGGTCGTCGCCCTGGAGGTCGCGGACGGGGTGGCGGTCGCCGACCCCGACCGGGGGCTTGATCCGGGCGCGCTGGGTGAGGTGCGGGTCGGGGGGCCTGTGTCGTTGGGGAAGGCGGCGGCTGTGCATGTCGACGCCGGGGATGCGGAGGGGGATGTCGCGGCGGCCGCGGCGGCGTTGGGGGCGGCGGATCGGGGGGATGACGATGCGCAGTTCACGGTGGACGGGGCTGAGGATCATGAGCTGCTCTGGTACGCCACACAGGAGATTCCTCAGTTGGTGGCGTTGTTGGGGTGA
- a CDS encoding Rv3235 family protein produces the protein MNKVMTRTVRRAPSHPPVRRDTRRPGSTPHRTTPGGGTPRTPLPQATAPTETHPEPRVPTQGRPQGQGQHPEQHRTPTRPLQNPSQPPRALPQLQPTDLFADRLLAVLSGERPVHSMLRHTVGRAYDELAWLAERGPLRTRGTRPVVRDVGYYEPSRGALEAFARIGAGDQLRAMAFRLELGRDFRWRCTAVELGGPRRPHTADD, from the coding sequence ATGAACAAGGTGATGACAAGGACGGTCCGCCGCGCCCCGTCCCACCCGCCGGTACGCAGGGACACCCGCCGCCCCGGCAGCACCCCGCACCGCACCACCCCGGGCGGAGGCACACCTCGTACACCCCTCCCCCAGGCCACCGCCCCCACCGAAACCCACCCGGAACCCCGAGTCCCCACCCAGGGCCGGCCACAGGGACAGGGACAGCACCCCGAACAGCACAGGACACCCACCCGCCCCCTCCAGAACCCCTCCCAGCCGCCCCGAGCTCTTCCCCAGCTCCAACCCACCGACCTCTTCGCCGACCGCCTCCTGGCGGTCCTGAGCGGCGAACGCCCCGTCCACAGCATGCTCCGCCACACCGTGGGCCGCGCCTACGACGAACTGGCCTGGCTCGCGGAGCGCGGCCCTCTGCGCACCCGCGGCACCCGCCCCGTCGTCCGCGACGTGGGCTACTACGAGCCCAGCCGGGGCGCCCTGGAGGCCTTCGCCCGCATCGGCGCCGGCGACCAGCTTCGCGCGATGGCCTTCCGCCTGGAACTGGGCCGGGACTTCCGCTGGCGCTGCACGGCGGTGGAACTGGGCGGCCCCCGAAGGCCACACACAGCGGACGACTAG